Sequence from the Mycosarcoma maydis chromosome 4, whole genome shotgun sequence genome:
CCAGAAACATGGTGCGAACGTGATAGTCCGCATAAGTGCATGTGTCAGATGGATTTACTTGCTCTGTCAACTGTCTCCCGGCGGCTCGGATGGATGATGCACCTACGCTTTCCGCACCAACATTGGGCGCGGTACTTGACTTGGAACTCTTCCGACTTCCAAACGTATGGCGGCTGGCAGAAGACACAAAGCAAAGCGGTCAAAAGCGGTCAACCGTCAGATCGCACCATCtcacaacatagcgctCGCTCTCTCACACCTTTTGCAGGTACCCTTCCTCGCGACCACCCTTGCTAGCCGGGATGTCGCCCTTCCAACCAGCTGTTGTGCAAAGCCAACCATTCAGAGCACGCGgcgtcagtcacgagtatggATCCTGAGTCCAGAGCGCGCGCTCAGAGAATTCGCGTGGGAAGCGTTGCTCACTGTTGGGAGGCTTGCTCAGCTGGTGTCCTTGGCTGCTCTGCGCGCCGCTGTTTCGatcagcgctgctgcggtaATCGTTGCTGTTCTGACTCGGCATGGTGGACAAAGACGCTTGCTGTGGCGAAGCCAGGTTGACTCGAGATGGAACAACAGCGTTGGTGTGAGTGCGGAGGCAAGCGTTGGGCGAGCAAAGTGCAAAACGTCGTCGAACGcaatgcaatcacgaatgcagaaGAACGAACagcaagtcacgagtgtcgagACAAGAAGCTAGCTGTATGCTCCACCTCACATAGCGAAGATCAGTACTTCCAAACTCGAGagccagcaagcagcaggcgaCGTGATTATATCGGCTCGTTaggcacaagcacgaaACCCCGCATCCGCGAAGCAGCAAGTCTCGCAACTTGGGCATAATCATCGCCGACAAACGGCCACGCAGGAAGGAATGGCGGCGACGCTTCTGCTCACATCATCACACTGAGCCACCGACGCCAGAAGCTGAGTGTTCACGCAGCTGAACCGCATGTCGCGTGACAGCCTATGCAGCTGAACCTTGTGAAATGGAACTCcagaagcgagcagcagccgaacCATAGGTGGAGCAAACATCAGTCATCAATGGCAAAACGAATtctcgatctcgaatcACACATGCCGCACCGGCTCGCATACGTTGACACATCCATCCCATCCATCCTTTCCACTTCCGCGAGAAGAAAACGTCAGCAAGGTCCAGAAGCAGGACACAAAAGGGTGACCTGCCAAAAAAGAATTGCTCCGTACTGGGCTCGAACCAGTGACCTTCCGTTGTTAATATTAGACTCAGCAGAACTGAGGCACCGTGTATTAGACGGATGCGATAATCCAACTACGCTAACGAAGCGGTGGAAAAGATGTTTAGAATTTGTATTTATATACACCTCCATACTTTAATTTGGAAGCACTCACGACAGACGCCAGGTCGGAGTCAAGACATTGGACATTTGCGGTATGAGGTTAGGCGCTGAAAGACCATTCATGTTTCTTCATAGCCAGATACTTGTCAGAGACGCCGCATAGCCTTGAACGTGATTTATAATAAACAACGGAACGGCTACTTGGCGCTATCATCGCAAGTTACTCAAGAGTGTGTAGTCTCGTTTCAGGTAAAGAACAAACAcagcgcagcgacgagatggggcttgctcgctctcctcCGTCCTGCAGGCCACATTCTAACAAGCACTGGTGTTGTATTTCATGGCGATGTACGCGCCAACTGATCTATCGACATGAGGCGGAAATTGCCGATTTAAAGAGCCGAAGCACCGGTGATAATGTCGACCAAATCGTTAGTGATAGCGGCCTGTCGACCACGGTTGTAGATCATGttgagcgacgagatcatGTCACCGGCATTCTTGGAGGCGTTGTCCATGGCGTTTCGCTTCGAGTTGATCTCAGAGGCGTGACCCTCGACCAAAGCAGCGTAGATGGCGTTAGCAAAGGAGAACTCGGCAAGATCCTTGGTGACATCGTCCTCCTGCTCGTACAGCTTGAACTGGGGGGCATTTCGCAGAGCGTCCTCCGAGTAGACCTCCATGACGTCCGACTCGAACGAGAGAGCCGAGACGTACTTGTTGTAGATAAGGTTGACCTTGTCAAACTTGATGCCAGACTTGATGATCTGGTCGGCGATGGCCGAGGCATCGGCAAACGTGGGAACGTCCTTGCCGATCTGGTTGAATGAGAGGGCAAGGTTCTTGGGCAAAGCACGACCGAGCTGAGCCTTGGACTTTTCACCTAGAACCACAACGGCGGGACCctcggaagaggaggcgTCTCCAGCGGAAGCGCCAATCTTGAGGAACTCAGCCTTGGTGCGCTTGGTGACGGACGAGTGAATACCGCCGCAAAGACCCTTGTCCGAGGAAACAACGATGAACAGCTGACGTCCACCTTCAGGAGCAACGGCCTCGGAGTTGGTGAAGATTTCTGTGTTGATGCAGCAGAACGTATGCGTCGTTTAGCGCCAAATTGTGACGTGATGTAATGGTCGGCTAAAGAAGATCGGTGAAAAACTTACCAGTGTTGGCAGCACCGTaagccttggcagcagccatgGCACGCTGAgccttgttgagcttggtggaGGCAATCATCTTCATGGACTGTGGTTTGTAACAAAAGGTAGCAGACGAACGAGCACATAACAAAGAGTCGAGTCAGACACAGGTGTTCGAGGTATGTGTACAGAAGCAATGGATGAGGCGGAGGCTGTGTATGTgtgtatgtgtgtgtgtgtatgtgt
This genomic interval carries:
- a CDS encoding putative F1F0-ATPase complex, subunit F1 gamma, translating into MAMLPRAARPAMMALNSAAPVAIAARAGFHSSSAQPAPLRETEQRIKSVKNIEKITKSMKMIASTKLNKAQRAMAAAKAYGAANTEIFTNSEAVAPEGGRQLFIVVSSDKGLCGGIHSSVTKRTKAEFLKIGASAGDASSSEGPAVVVLGEKSKAQLGRALPKNLALSFNQIGKDVPTFADASAIADQIIKSGIKFDKVNLIYNKYVSALSFESDVMEVYSEDALRNAPQFKLYEQEDDVTKDLAEFSFANAIYAALVEGHASEINSKRNAMDNASKNAGDMISSLNMIYNRGRQAAITNDLVDIITGASAL